In Actinomyces weissii, a genomic segment contains:
- a CDS encoding glycerate kinase encodes MRVLLAPGPLWPEPGGTPLVGAVPGLAAPAVAQALAVGWHEARPADELTLLPLGDGGPGSAATLPANLVEDRLWLRAADPLGRAQEVSLLRLRAPGPAGAGLPVGPGLPVHRYGGAQAPVWFLDAASLTALPADRSLAGRHARQGSSRGLGELLLQALEQAGSGATLVVGLTRTALHDGGAGLLEALGGLPQAREHLRRCHVVLALGDELPLGGLSGAGASLPQVTDLDQAQAQELDRRCGALARALCRQQDQQPGRLLPVAGQRPQPLSATSWGTGAAGGAALALRLAGASAAPGAQVLGRLCGLGAAVENQDLCLAATGSLYTLGSSPTTVLLGQLAQQQALPLVLVAGRCRVPRTELAEGGVVSVYELESLPGLQPPVPWERLGTGVLEQRLQQLGGRLARSWSR; translated from the coding sequence GTGAGGGTCCTGCTGGCCCCGGGGCCGCTGTGGCCCGAGCCGGGCGGGACCCCGCTGGTGGGCGCGGTGCCGGGACTGGCGGCGCCAGCGGTAGCGCAGGCGCTGGCCGTAGGCTGGCATGAGGCCCGCCCGGCTGACGAGCTCACCCTCCTGCCCCTGGGTGACGGCGGCCCCGGCAGCGCCGCCACCCTGCCCGCCAACCTGGTGGAGGACCGTCTGTGGCTGCGGGCGGCCGACCCGTTGGGGCGGGCGCAGGAGGTCTCCCTGCTGCGTCTGCGGGCCCCCGGCCCGGCAGGTGCCGGGCTGCCGGTCGGCCCTGGGCTGCCGGTCCACCGCTACGGCGGGGCCCAGGCCCCGGTGTGGTTCCTGGACGCCGCCAGCCTCACGGCCCTGCCCGCCGACCGGTCCCTGGCAGGGCGCCATGCCCGCCAGGGCAGCAGCCGGGGGCTGGGGGAACTGCTGCTGCAGGCCCTGGAGCAGGCCGGTTCCGGTGCCACCCTGGTGGTGGGGCTGACCCGCACGGCCCTGCACGACGGCGGTGCCGGCCTGCTGGAGGCCCTGGGCGGCCTGCCACAGGCCCGGGAGCATCTGCGGCGCTGCCACGTGGTCCTGGCCCTGGGCGACGAGCTGCCCCTGGGGGGCCTGTCCGGGGCGGGGGCCAGCCTCCCGCAGGTCACCGACCTGGACCAGGCGCAGGCCCAGGAGCTGGACCGGCGCTGCGGGGCCCTGGCCCGGGCCCTGTGCCGCCAGCAGGACCAGCAGCCCGGCCGCCTGCTGCCGGTGGCCGGGCAGCGCCCGCAGCCGCTGTCCGCCACCAGCTGGGGCACGGGGGCTGCCGGGGGCGCGGCCCTGGCCCTGCGCCTGGCCGGTGCCAGTGCGGCGCCCGGGGCCCAGGTACTGGGCCGGCTGTGCGGACTGGGGGCCGCCGTCGAGAACCAGGACCTGTGCCTGGCGGCTACCGGCAGCCTGTACACCCTGGGTTCCAGCCCTACCACGGTGCTGCTGGGGCAGCTGGCCCAGCAGCAGGCGCTGCCGTTGGTGCTGGTGGCGGGCCGCTGCCGGGTACCCCGCACCGAGCTGGCCGAGGGCGGCGTCGTCAGCGTCTACGAGCTGGAGTCCCTGCCGGGGCTGCAGCCGCCGGTCCCGTGGGAGCGTCTGGGCACAGGGGTGCTGGAGCAGCGTCTGCAGCAGCTGGGTGGGCGCCTGGCCCGCAGCTGGTCGCGCTGA
- a CDS encoding LacI family DNA-binding transcriptional regulator, with protein sequence MPQRITLSDIAAQAGVSTATVSRVLNGKSNVAYATRQQVFVALDLLGYERPASLQDTSRGLVGLIIPELSNPIFPIFAQRIEQILAADGHTPLLCTQHPGATSEDEYIAMLMERSVAGIIFVSGRHADTTADLTRYERLRERGIPIVTVNGNTAGLRSPGFTTDDAAAASMGVRHLFSLGHRRIGLAMGANRMVPAKRKLEGYTRTMCELLPDEPLRTVESLFTYESGVSAAQQLLDAGCTGIICGSDVLALGIIQGARSRGLSVPEDVSVIGYDDSPLIPMMNPPLTTVRQPVDAISRAAVACLMAQVSGEKVEETELFFQPDLVVRGSTTVAPKD encoded by the coding sequence ATGCCGCAGCGGATCACGCTCTCTGACATCGCGGCGCAGGCAGGCGTCTCCACCGCCACCGTCTCCCGCGTGCTCAATGGCAAGTCCAACGTCGCCTACGCCACCCGCCAGCAGGTGTTCGTGGCCCTGGACCTGCTGGGCTACGAGCGGCCCGCCAGCCTGCAGGACACCTCCCGCGGCCTGGTGGGCCTGATAATCCCGGAGCTGTCCAACCCGATCTTCCCGATCTTCGCCCAACGGATCGAGCAGATCCTGGCCGCCGACGGGCACACCCCCCTGCTGTGCACCCAGCACCCGGGAGCCACCAGCGAGGACGAGTACATAGCCATGCTCATGGAGCGGTCGGTCGCCGGGATCATCTTCGTCTCCGGACGCCACGCGGACACCACTGCCGACCTGACCCGCTACGAGCGCCTGCGCGAGCGAGGCATCCCGATCGTCACCGTCAACGGCAACACCGCCGGCCTGCGCTCCCCCGGCTTCACCACTGACGACGCCGCCGCCGCGAGCATGGGGGTGCGCCACCTGTTCTCCCTGGGGCACCGGCGTATCGGCCTGGCCATGGGGGCCAACCGGATGGTCCCGGCCAAGCGCAAGCTGGAGGGATACACGCGCACCATGTGCGAGCTGCTCCCCGACGAGCCGCTGCGTACCGTGGAGAGCCTGTTCACCTACGAGTCAGGGGTCAGTGCCGCCCAGCAGCTGCTGGACGCGGGCTGCACCGGCATAATCTGCGGCTCGGACGTACTGGCCCTGGGCATCATCCAGGGGGCCCGCTCCCGGGGACTGTCCGTGCCGGAGGACGTCTCCGTGATCGGCTACGACGACTCCCCGCTGATCCCGATGATGAACCCGCCCCTGACCACGGTGCGCCAGCCGGTGGACGCGATCTCCCGGGCCGCCGTCGCCTGCCTGATGGCGCAGGTCAGCGGGGAGAAGGTGGAGGAAACCGAGCTGTTCTTCCAACCTGACCTGGTGGTGCGCGGCTCCACCACGGTCGCCCCCAAGGACTGA